The genomic region GTCCATAAGATCATCcgcagagctgggctgcaccTCCTGGCTGAGGAGCGCCAGGAGAACTTTCCTGATGAGATCTACCACGTCTACACCTTTGCCATGAGATGAGGGCAGTGGGAGAAGGTCTCTCCCGTGTCGTGACTCCCCTTCCAGGGGCCGGTGACAAGGACGGGACTTCGTCTTCCAagttgctgctgtttgtgaaaAGAGGTGTTTGCCAAAtacattttcctgctgttgcaCTTCTGCACGTGAGGTCTGTCGGGTGCATGTTGGCTCCGTGCCACCCTCAGGGGCTCCAGACAGGATCAGGAGGGTCTCCAATGCATGAGGTGATCCATGGGCAGCTGCAGGTTGCTGACTGCAGTGCACAGGGCTCCTGCTCATGAACTGGAGCTTGGGGCACCTTTGGCACGGACTGGGCTCCATTCCTTGCTTGGGTGTTTGAccccttgctgctgctcagcaatgAGCTGGGTAAGGCAAAGGGGAGAAGcctcagctgtgtccctgtggtggTGTGGGGAGGCAACACCAGGTTCTGGGGCTTTGAGGGGGCCTCACCTTTAAACCCCTGAGCAGGTCACCTACATGGGCAGCAAAAAGGGAGATGTGTGTGACCCCGAGTCCCCACATCCTCCTGCAGGCTTAGGGGTATCCCACACAAAGCCTTGCAACCCTGGGAGTGCACTGGGGTTGCCTGAGCTCCCAGACCCATCCAGCCCATCACCTCCAGCTCCATCGCTGTGACACTGTGCTCCCCCAACACCCCACACCATCACCTGGCTTTGAACATCCCCATCTCCTCTTTGGCCATGTTCCCTTCATTTACCCAAGTCTGGCCTCTGGCCCAAGGTGGCCAACACTGGCACAGCATCGTGCCAGGGGTGAACCCAAGTGCAGAGTCAGCTGCAGCTCAACCCTCCAGCCATCCCTCCATTCCTGTCCTTCACCCCACCTCTCCTAAGGAAAAACAAGCCCCTTGTTAATAATAATGCTGTTATTATAGAAGGCCTCGTTTAATAGTTCAGTTCCCATtccagacagcaggacagaattTGATCAcattactgggtttttttaagcaccAGTTCATCAGGACACACAGTTCCAGTTCCAAATGCCAGTGaatcccagatccacctgaTAAAAACTGTCTTTAACCAGAACagatttttcctcttcatctACTGCATCCATCCCCCATGAAAAACAGTACAAACCAACAAAACTGTgtggggctcagctctgtgaCCAGCCTTTGGCACGTCACAAGGAAGCAGGTGCCTGGAAAGGGGAgccaggcagctgtggcagggctggaacatGAGCCCTCCAGGTGCAGCAATTCCTTCTGGGAAGGAGGCACTGGAGAGTAAGATTTTGGGAGTGGTCACCAAGGGAAAGAgccagggaatggggagggaGGCACAAGGCACTCAGCTGCTGATTGCCCATTCCTCATCCTTGCACAGGGATGTTAGGAAACATCCCTTTGATGTGTTTTGCAGCCCAGTAACTCTGAGATGTCCTTGGTGGATGTTCCTCTGTGCCAGGATGGGGTGCAGAAACTCAGTCAGCCCCATTTCACTCCCATCCCCAGTGTCAGAAGCCCACACTGAGCAAGGAAGGCATCCACACCCACAGGATGATGCCGGACCTGCTTCCACCACCAGGACCAGAGGGAGGAAAGCCAGAACACCTCTTCCTTCACCCAGCACCCTGAGGCATCTCTCAGCTCCACTGGACACCTAAGGCACTGCATCACccacccatggcagggctgggagaggggacaggcTGCCTGTCCAGTCACAGCCCCCAAGCCTTTGCTTAATCTCCCTCCAAACCAGCCCAGTATCCAGCTCCCCCAtgcccaggagctctgcctgcctccccATGACGTGCCCCAGAGCAACGAGACCTTCACTAACACAGCTGTGATGTTGTGCCCAGAAAAACACCCCCAGAATGCCACAGAGAGGGACTCCATGGGCAGCACCTCTTGCTGCAGAGAAAGCTgtctcagagcagagctgcagtggctgtaggcacagcagggctgtggagggagcagacagaggcactgccaggctcaCAGGTCCTCGTGGCCAGCAGCAGCGTGGTCGATGAGCAGGTACCACTTCAGCCGGtctgggagaggcagagccttGATTTTGTCACCCACAGGCCACGGCTTGAGGCGCTGCCGGATGAACACCCTGCAGAGGTGTTTCAGTGCCTGCGGCGAGCGCTCCAGCTGCTTCAGAGAGCAGAACAGAGTCTGGACCTTCTCCCCGTGgaacctgcagctgctggtgttgACCTCAAAATTGCTGGGCAGCTGGATGGCTTGTGAACTGGCCATCATGAGCTCCAGCAGAGTCTGACCCTTCTGCATGAGGTCTGAGGAATAGGTTTCATCGTCGAAGCGACTGAGGTGCCAGCAGAGGTGCTCAAAGGCGACGTGGAAGCCAGACCAGCACGAGGGACCATGGAGGGAGCAGTTGTAGGCAGCACCTGACTCCAGCAAGAAGCGCAGCAGTGGGAAGTAGTCTTTGAAGCTTTTTAAGCAGAAGTGTGTGAGGGACTCTGAGGCTGGGCACTGGCTGGGGTTGGCACCgtgggccagcagcagctgcgtGACACGGAAGCAGAAGCGCTCGATGTCCTCGGCCTCCTCCTCGGTGTAGCTGTACGCCATCTCTCCCAGCAGGTAGATGACATAGGTGAAGACAGTGTCACCATCCTTGGTGGCAGCCCTGACATCTGcgcctgcagggagggacagagaaTGTCTGACACTGCAGAGTGTGAGGTCAGGCCAGCACCAACTCCAGCACCCCTGGGCTTTACTCTGACTCCATAAAGGAGTCAGGAGGGCAATGCCTGGTGCTGCACAAATAATCAACCAGCCCAGAAAGAGGAGAGGGTTTTCTTTACCTCCTTCCAGCAGGAGACGGATGCTGTCGGTGTTGTGGATCTGGCCGCTGTCACTGCTGGCCAGGGCATGCAGCAGGGCGGTCTTCCCTGCAATGGAGCAATCAGTCAGTCACAGGACAACAGGGTGACACCCcaaaaggcaggaaggaaagcaaTCCACCCCACCCACCAGAGAGCCAAACGCAGGGAGTGACAACCCTTCTTCTGGCAGAGGCTTCCACTGTTCCCATGATggtgcccagctgtgggcacagtAAAGGCAGGGCTAGTGGTGGTCTCAGTGGGCATATGTGCCATGGCAGAGTGAGTTTTAGAGCAAGTGGGCACCACAGGATGACAGAGGCACAGTCCCACCCCACCTCCCCTggactgcacagagctgggttCAGCCCTTTTCACACAGCCAGCACACCAGGAGGAAATACTGAGTGCAGGGAGGTTCTGCCAGCTTCCTCCCAACTCCCAAACCCGActgagagcagggagcaggtgcAGCAGCAAAGTGGCCCCAGcgctgtgccctgccctgcccaccctcagctgggggagctgggtgGGGTGCACAGACCGTTCTTGTCAGCAGCGTTGACGTCggcccccagctgcagcagccgcCGCAGGCACGGCAACCGCTCGGGCTCCTCGCTGGCCAGGTCCAGGGGACTGCTCTCATGGATCTGCACAACAGTTAAACACAGTTAAAAAACACTGGCAGATACTGAAGACTGTGAGTGTCTGCAGGGAGTCGCTGTTGGGGTTTTATCTTGGCCACAGCAAGAGtctctccagcctcctcccacATTGCTCCAAGGCAGGGGCTCAGCTCAACCTGacctgcctcagcagcagagcacagacagcgggcacagggatgtgccaaGGGGGAGCAGCACGGGGTGAGGCCCGggaggagggaagcaggagggCTGTCCCTcacaccagagcagctcaggccTGGGGGCTCAGCCAGGAGCGAGGCCGTACCCGGTCTCTGCGGTTGATGTCGGCGCCGTGCTGCACCAGGAGCTCCACCACGTCCGGCTGGTTGCGCAGCACCGCCATGTGCAGGGGCGTGTAGTACGTGACCGGGTCTGAGGACAAAAACAGTCAGAGAGAACAAAACGGCCCCAGAGCCTGCCAAGAGTGgaaggggacagctggggagggCCCTGGGAGCACAGTGATGCCTGGacccaggtcctgctgctccaaTGGCTCCATCCTGCCAAAAGCCCCCGAgtccctggtgtccctcagTCCATCCTTGTGGCTGGATCTCCACAAGGTACATCCACACTGCtccagcaaggagcaggagcGTCTGAGCTGCTAGCACCCCCTCTTCTGCCCCAGCTATCCCCCCACTCACAGGGCAGCTTCTCATCTGCTGGTtcctcctggcccagccccCCTTCCCACCAGCCTCACCTTCAAAGCTGAGGTCAGCACCAAATTCCAGGAGgatttctgcagctgggacGAGCCCCAGCTCGGTGACCTTCAGCAGGGCATAGCTCACACCTTCCTGATAAAATGGGGAGTGGGTCTCCCTCTCCAGGACTCTTCTCACAGCTGAGAGCTGGCTCTTGTCACtgtccaggcaggcagggcttgAGACACACAAAACCCCAGCAGTTACTCAGTGAACATAGCTCAGGTGTGCGAGGGTCGAAGTGGCAccagggaagaaggaaaatccCTGGTTTTACCTCTGGTCCTGTACCCAGCGGGTCTCTGACCTGCTGGCTGTGGGGTTACACAGCAGCTTCAGGGCCTCAGCTGAGCCCCAGTTCAGGCTTTGTTGCCAGGGGTCAGGCAGAAAGGGCCTTTCCTGGGGAgcccccacagctcctgtgttTGCCTTGCTCCACCTCCACATTCCCAAAGAACAGAGGGTCTGTGGGatgagctgctccccaggactGGGGGCTGTCCAAGCCAATGCTGTCCAACCCCATCCACCTCCCTGAGCTCCAACCACCCCCCAAAACACCCCGGGGTGTTCAGCCCCCTGCTGTTACCtctccagggagctctgcccttCGGTGTCAGGCGtggccagcagccccaggagctcatCCACCAGGGGCTGGTACTCCAGGACGATCCTGCGGAAGCCGTGCAGGAAAGGCATCGTGCTCTGCCCGTGCACCCCCTCCTGGGGGCCTGCAGCACGGCACCGCTGTCCTCCCGCACCCCGGCCCCTCTCCGAGGGGCTTCTCCCtcctttcaaaacaaacaaggcTTTCAGCAGGTCTGAACGTAATAAAAAACACAGCCTCCCCCTCCTTATATAaaggcagcccagcccagcccagcgcAGGGATCTCCTCCCACACACGGATCTGGTGTCTCCAAATTATCTCCcgcacacagagctgcacactGCGGTTATCTGGGCACGGCCAGGATGGGCACAAAGCCCCGGTGCCAGGAGCCCCCTTTTTGTGTGTCTCAAGCCCTGCCTACCTGGACAGTGCCAGGAGCCCCGATGATCCAGGGCCCCGGGGGCTGTCACTAGCAAAGCAATGCCCGGCTTCTATGGGACAGGGGTACCTGGagccaccccagggacaccgAGCCCGCAGGCCCCTCTAAACCTCCCTGCACCCACGGGAGGGAAGGccaggagcccccagaccccagGGGGAGGAAAAACGAGATAAGGAATAGCCCTGCCTAAAGATCTCTAAAGCATACATCTTCCATCTTCGTTTCCTTATCGTTCTTTACTAGAGTTAAAAAGTCCAATTAAAATAAGcgaataaaaaataaaactaatttgGTTTTTCTGTTCGTTTTACAATGCTTTAAAGTCAGTGTATTTTCGTTATTACCAGCTCGTAggtgtaaataaataaataaataagggTATGCACCACTCCTGACAGGTTGAGTGGGCTGCATCCATGCATTTTTAGATGCATTAAACACGCTCATCACACCTCTCCCTGAGGAGGTAGATCAGGCTATAgcgggggggaaaaaacccccaaacgAGTCCATAAACCTCGGTTCATTTTCACAAATAAACGCTCACAAATTCCAGTGCAGCCCCCGCCGGCGGCCCCGAGCTCCCCGAGCAGCGcgggcagggaaaggaggccCCGGCACCGCCCTCCCCTCACGGCTCAGCCCCGGCCCTGCCGCCCCTCACCTGCCCGGGAACCGCCACCGGAACCGGAACGGGAACCGCAAcccgccgggggcggggcctcgCCGATGGGTGTGGCCGCAGCGGGGGGGTGTGGTCGGACGGGGCGTGGCCCAAATCGGAGGGTGTGGTCTCGGCATGAGGGTGCGGTCAAATGGGGCGTGGCTAAAGGAGGGCGTGGCATCGCTGGAAGGCACGGCCTCATAAAGCGGCATGGTGCGTGGGCGTGGCCTCAATGGGCGTGACCTCGATGGGCGTGGCCTTGGCGGGCGCGGCCAGCAGGGGGCAGCACGCGGCCGCGCGCGGGACGGGGGGGCCCCccccctccgtgtccccccccccGTCCCCCCACGGTGTCCCCTCTCTCACGGGTGTTGCCACACCGCGAGTATCCCCTGCCCCGGTGTCCTCCCCCCTCCCAGGTGTCCTTCCCTGCTCCGAATGTCCCCCTCCCACCATgtgtcccccatccctgggtgtcccccatccctgggtgtcccccaTCTCTGGGTGTCCCCCGATGTCCCCCGTCCCTCTGGAGGACCCGCCCAGGCCGGGCTGGCtttgctggcagctggcacCCAGTGGCTGCCGCCTCCCCGGGGCTCGGGGTGACTCCGGTGCCGCTGGCCGGACCCTCCCCTGCTGGAAGAGCTACCAGGGGAAGCATTAGCCCGGGATTTATTGGTACTATTATCATAatcatcattatttttattattattctggCGGAATCCGCCAGCGCGGGGAGCTCTGGAGAGCGGCAATAACTGAAGCCGCCTTGGGTTTCCTATTTACGTATTTATTTTATTCCGGTGGAGCGCTTCCAGATTCCAGCAGGCAGCCGTGGCCCCGGGGCAGAGGGGGCGAGGAGGCCGCGCCGGCTGGGCATTTTTCTGACATTCTGTCACGGTCCCCCCTGTTTcccacccttcccttccccgCACAAAATGGGGTGCCAGCGTGGGCGACCCCGGGGCTTGCAGCTCCTGGACCCCGAGCCCACCttgagggcagggcagggctctgcagggtggctggtggccctggtgccACAGGGACTTGATGCTGTGCAGTGGCACCTCGATGGGCAGCTGGTCTGCaccccccctgcagccccccgggtgggtttgggggtgccaTCCCCGTGTTTGCCTGAGGAGGGGTGGAAATaaccccatccagccctgggcagggagcagagggggcgAGCAGCAAGGAAGAGTGAGGGACAGTGGGGACTTGTCCCTCTGCATAGAGGGCTCAGCTGGCTTCAAACCAGAgcagtggggctgcagggaccccccTTTGGGTGGGCTGGGCAGCTGAGACCCTCGTTCCAGTCCCAGGTAAAGCCAGACCTCGGCCCCTCTGCATTCCCAGTAAAGTCCAAACCCTCCAATGTCCAAGAAAACCCTGGAGCCTCCACAAttccagtggcagcagcagacacAAACCCCGTCCCTGTCTGTGTGGCGCTGGTGGGGACCCTGCAGGTCCAGCCCTCCACAGGCACCATTTTGGGGGGCAATCactgctcctttcctgctgttggctgggaaaggagggctgcccaggcagggtcaccccagtgccacctctgaCCCCAGCCATGCTGTCCCTGAGGATGAGAGGGGACACTGGCCTGCCCCAAATGTGCCATGCCAGCCAAAATGTGCCTTTCAGGAACCCCACAGAGGCTTTGCCCCCACCCTGGTCACCCCCAGCTTGAAAAGAGGCTTTGGGGACACAGTGTGGGACCAAATCTGGATCTAAACCATCCCTGGGAGGTGACAAACCAGGAGAGCCATGGGCTGAGCCCTTCCCTTGCCACCAGCACAGTGGGAACCCTCCTCTGCCAcgagcacagcacaggacatAACCCAGGGAggggtccccagccccacatttcctgggagcagaggttTTGCAAGCAGGGCTATGGCTGGATGAGTGTTGGGGTGCCTGGCTGGGGTAACAGCACCAGGATGGGGTATTTGAATTCCTGGCTGGGGTAACAGCACCAGGATGGGGTATTTGGGTGTCTGGCTGGGGTaacagcaccaggctggggtATTTGGGTGCCTGGCTGGGGTATTTGGGTGTCTGGCTGGGGTAACAGCATCAGGATGGGGTATTTGAATTCCTGGCTGGGGTAACAGCACCAGGATGGGGTAttggaattcctggctggggtAACAGCACCGGgctctgccccttcctccccgTGGCCCTGGCGGGGCGGGCTCGGGAGAATGCGAGCTGGCCATCCATCCATCAGGGAGACACAGCAACAGCCAGCTGAAGAAAGAGGGGCATTTTAGGAGGAAAGCCAGGGAAATTTGATCATTAAGAAATCCTCCTGGCTGTCTGGGGGAATTTAATTAAattgctggaaagggctgtAAGCACATCTGGATCCAATATGTGCcgctttgatttttttctttctttctttctctctctcttttttttttttttttttttttttagttcactCTTTTCCCATCTCGCAGTTGAAGGAGGGGGgggaataaaagggaaataGCAGAGCCACAGAGTATTGGTTCATCTGGGACTGACTGGGATTCCtggcagggaaagaaagagagggagagaaagaaagagcagaagagaggcagaaagagaGGGAATGAGAAAGCTGGGAGAAAAATCTTCACCAAGGGTCTGGCTGGGTTTTTTATAATGCCACCACAGagacagggagctgggaggcagTGGGGGGAGTtgtgagggctgcaggggagaggaggaggagaggagccaGCACAGGTCATGCTGTACTTTTGGGGTCTGGCAGGGatggaaggagaaagaggagctGCTCAGTAAATCCAGAAATaccattcctgctgggaaaggcagggctgggcacggggGACTCCTCCAGCAACTGGCCCAGGCTGTCACCCCTGTGGGTGGCACTGCCCCGGCCCCTGTCTGATGCCCTGGGGTGGAGGGAGTGCTCTGATCCCCAGCCCGGGCAGGACACGGGGCTGGGCACCCACCCACCCCCAGAGCTGATTTCTGGCCCTGGccgggcactgccaggctcccaCCATCCCCCACGGTCCCCTCTGAGCatcctccagagcagctgaggtgcagctccacagccagAAAATCCTTCAGCTGGGGgtgagccagcccagcctctccGCACCAGAACATCCACAGGGCAACATTTTGGGAATCTTAGGAGGGAACACCTGGGTGCCACAAAGAGCAGCAccatcccatcccaggcagTGTCCAAGGAggctgcagtgccccagcccatggttttggggtgaggaggggctggggctggcagagcacatccagatccctgccctgctgagcaccaGGGAAGTACAAGGTGTTGGCACAGCGTGAGAGAAATATCGGGAAACCCCTAGGAAAACACAAAGTGAGATTACcaaaaaaatatatagtatttgaaacctttttcttttgagagGAAGATGAAGGACTGGCAAACAGAAGCTCCATCCATCCCAAGGGCTGCAGAACCCtgaggagcccagcacagccctgccagttCAGTGCCTCTGGTtcatcagcagctctggcccagCAAAGCCAGACTCAGAGCTCACACCCAGCTCAGCAAAAcccagctgctggtgccaggcaAAGCAAACCTGCTCAGCTTTGCCCCTGCCCCAAAACCCACGTTTGGCCCAAAGCCAAGAGTCACCTTGCCAGCTTCGAAGTCCACTTTAAACCAcaatttttaccaaaaaaataaaggagaagagCTTGCACAAGTGGGTTAGGAAACACCAGGAGTGTGTGTTTCAACCAACCAGGTCTTGCTTGGGATGCCTCGTGTGGCTGGTGGTGTTGAAAAAACAatgctgagggaaaaaaagggcaaaTCCTACAGCTAAAAAGGAAATTGCATTAATACagattgttttatttaaaaaaagcaaaccctgACCTCTACTTCAAAAAAGTCATTAGACATTCTCCTTCTGAAAGGCCGACAGGGGATATTACTGAAAGGCCAGTTAATTTCTCAATGACTTACTGTTCTTGCTCTGCTCATGGAAATGTGTAAAGAGTTGGAGGGTAATTTAAGGCACCCTGCAGAAAGGTGTGTAAATCTTTGCATGTCTAAAGAAACTTTACCAGACCGCTaggactgggaaaaaaagaaaatgcttgccctctttttttttttctttttttttttttttaactttcctttGGAACTCTGATCCCCTTTGATCATAAAAAAGGTCATATTTCAACcaaaaaaatatcagcaatCACAGGGCCCGAGGAAGTGCGAACCCAAGGGGGTTTCACCGACGATTATTCCCtccatttaattatttaatgcCACGGACTGAGGGAAAGCTGTCTCCCCTGGAAAAGCCAGACAGTTCAAGAATAAGGT from Molothrus ater isolate BHLD 08-10-18 breed brown headed cowbird chromosome 20, BPBGC_Mater_1.1, whole genome shotgun sequence harbors:
- the ASB6 gene encoding ankyrin repeat and SOCS box protein 6, which produces MPFLHGFRRIVLEYQPLVDELLGLLATPDTEGQSSLESPACLDSDKSQLSAVRRVLERETHSPFYQEGVSYALLKVTELGLVPAAEILLEFGADLSFEDPVTYYTPLHMAVLRNQPDVVELLVQHGADINRRDRIHESSPLDLASEEPERLPCLRRLLQLGADVNAADKNGKTALLHALASSDSGQIHNTDSIRLLLEGGADVRAATKDGDTVFTYVIYLLGEMAYSYTEEEAEDIERFCFRVTQLLLAHGANPSQCPASESLTHFCLKSFKDYFPLLRFLLESGAAYNCSLHGPSCWSGFHVAFEHLCWHLSRFDDETYSSDLMQKGQTLLELMMASSQAIQLPSNFEVNTSSCRFHGEKVQTLFCSLKQLERSPQALKHLCRVFIRQRLKPWPVGDKIKALPLPDRLKWYLLIDHAAAGHEDL